In Ptychodera flava strain L36383 unplaced genomic scaffold, AS_Pfla_20210202 Scaffold_42__1_contigs__length_1331906_pilon, whole genome shotgun sequence, a single genomic region encodes these proteins:
- the LOC139128048 gene encoding uncharacterized protein — MAFLNKHSCKSELDLFTVPPMQTSVEEGQREEMYPLTPIVESGPIEFVISGSGEDYIDLSSTLLPIKARLQNLMLLTSVQMQQWVPSTCGSITVQPGGCTPQWQNDIQPFPYLPYRAMLETLLNYGKEAKDTHIGSALFFKDYNLKMDEVDPTKEDGEVNKGLKNRYAFMSGSQVVDMVGPIHSDLFFQPKYLMNGVELRLKLNKSKHASPLRALQKIQASKLWSPKPHYWSGK; from the coding sequence ATGGCATTTCTAAACAAACACTCCTGCAAGAGTGAACTTGACTTGTTCACAGTTCCTCCAATGCAGACCAGTGTGGAAGAGGGACAAAGGGAAGAAATGTATCCCCTGACCCCCATTGTGGAATCGGGACCCATCGAATTTGTGATTTCGGGTTCAGGAGAAGACTACATCGATCTGTCCTCAACACTCCTTCCAATCAAGGCAAGATTACAAAACCTGATGCTACTAACCTCGGTGCAGATGCAGCAGTGGGTCCCGTCAACTTGTGGCTCCATTACTGTTCAGCCAGGTGGATGTACACCTCAATGGCAAAATGATATCCAACCCTTCCCCTACTTACCCTACCGAGCGATGTTGGAGACCTTGTTGAATTATGGTAAGGAGGCCAAAGACACCCATATCGGTTCAGCCCTATTCTTCAAAGACTATAATCTGAAAATGGATGAAGTGGACCCCACTAAAGAAGATGGAGAAGTGAACAAGGGACTGAAAAACCGATATGCCTTCATGTCTGGCAGCCAAGTTGTCGATATGGTAGGACCCATCCATTCAGATCTCTTCTTTCAGCCTAAATATCTAATGAATGGTGTCGAATTACGTCTCAAACTCAATAAAAGCAAGCATGCTTCTCCCTTGAGAGCTCTGCAGAAAATCCAGGCTTCAAAGCTGTGGTCACCGAAGCCACACTACTGGTCAGGAAAATAA